From Camelina sativa cultivar DH55 chromosome 5, Cs, whole genome shotgun sequence:
GGAATGGGTGTTGGTAGCTATGGAGGTATGAACCAAAACCAACCCTTGGGTATGGGTATGGGTATGGGGGTCGGAATGAATCAAAACCAACCTATGGGNTTTCTACTCATGCGCAGCTAAAACAAATCCATTGGCAGACATAGGAGTTGACTTCGAGGCGATCAACAGGAGAGATAAACGGCTGGAGAAACCAACAAACACACCAGCAACATCTACTATCAACATGGGTAAAGCCATGGGATCAGGCACTGGCTTAGGGCGTTCTGGTGCAACCGCAATGAGACCTCCGCCTAATCCAATGACTGGCTCCGGCATGCCCATGGGTGGAGGAATGGGTGTTGGTAGCTATGGAGGTATGAACCAAAACCAACCCTTGGGTATGGGTATGGGTATGGGGGTCGGAATGAATCAAAACCAACCTATGGGTATGGGACCTGGCATGAACATGAACGTGGGAGGattgttaaatttgggcttatcttgggcttctaactaaaaactaattagcaattagtagattgaccataaccctttatatattaatgataatccCTTTAAACTTTagatgtgggacttggtttGTATCCCAATaatctccccttcaaaccaaggaccacAAGTGAGATATTAAcacgcctcctcgagatgataactccatctcgaaccgatcccacttagaccgataataaaccccttcttgggcccccattactcgggttaacaagaggcatgtccgtatccacttttctaggtccaccATAATTTTAActttgggctctgataccatgttaaatttggcaattagtagattgaccctaaccctttatatattaatgataatccCTTTAAACTTTAGATGTGGAACttggtttgtatcccaacaacgATATGGCCAAGGCTATCCGATGCAACAACAAAACCCAGGGATGGTCCGTGGCCCAAACGTGCCTGGCAACAACTACAATCCGATGATGGGTCAAGGCGGTTACAACAACCCTCAACAATCCTATGGTGGTGGATACCGGTAAGATCAAGCCAAACATTACACACTTGACTTCATTTGTAGAATCAAGAATCCGTTGTTCAGTGCTTTTCTTTACTCTCGGGTATGTAACATCATTCGATAAAAAGTAGACGGATTGGCCAGCCGCTTCACGGAAGTACCCGACAACACACGGCTCCACGAATTTGCTTCTCTGTTCTTGCCTCAATCTTcaattatattcatttttattattttcttctagtACGGACCTAATCGAGAGTTTGTTGTGAAATTTGTACCGGTGAGAGTGGCAAACCTTGCTCGGGTCTGCCCTTTTTGTTATATgcatataatttgatatatacacgtttacttatttttctttattttgacgTATGTGTACAACAATTTTTGATTCacgaaacaaataaaatatttcaccaAATGTGATAGAATCACCTATATTCTAGATTCTCAGTTTTCTTCCAACTAGGATATATctcgtgctttaagcacggatcaaccttttaaaaaaaaattataatataataataatttttttttaaaagttattttgtttgaaataatatttacttgtaattgttatgtaaatctattagtctatttgaatattaattattttatttttgacgtattattacagttttatattgtttgtttgttgtagttgcatcattattttgtgaaatataaaatagtaattttaatattattattgtgagcaaataaaaattattaatttatcatctatataaatttagttttaccaacccgccaatgtggaaattaaaagacacattttcatacattgagtaatatatatttgttttaaaaaattcaaatcacaacatatgcagaaaatatgcattttattaattataagtattatatgaaaattccaaacaactgtaaataaaataaatatgataggataatcataatttgaaatcttaacaaaatcttcgaatatagctattaaaaataattgtattgtatacttggatataaaatcttagtttttaaaattttgattggtttatatattttttaaaaaaaaattagtaatttcgtccataatttattagaaaaaaaaaatatttttttagattttttaatatttatctgCNCTTCTTCTTTAGGTTTGGAGCAGGCTTTGGACCATACATGCAGATACGTAGTCTTCCTTCTAAGACTCTCTGATGGAAGCAGTTTTTATACAAATCCCAAAATTCATCTCTgcatatatcaaacaaaacaaaaatcagaaaaaacNttaaggttagtttcatatttgtacttctcaattaatatagtaggattcaATACATTCTTAATAATAATCCTTTGAGCagctccttttttttgttcttttctatcCCAATTCCAACATTTTGAACAAAACTAGTGCTAATTATCAACTTAAGCATTTTTCTCATGATCTTATTCTTTTTTGTGAACTGTATTCTGGGTCTGGGATTATCCATATAACGCTTGGATAATTTGATAGTAGTATACCTCTTCTTGCGAGAAGGAGCTGTATCCAACTTGTTACATAGAATGGTAAAGACCAAATACCGTACAACCAATGTTAGACAtggcattttattaatttatagtgttattaatttatctataaattaatcattattattttatagtataaactaattattaatttatatatatattaattgtataaattaaacaaaaatataaaaattgagacaattttaacaaaacaaaatttggacTTTCAGATGTtatcaatttaaaattaaatttgtatcCGATTGACATGGACTGGGAGGAGCAAAACCAGTCTCAGACTCATTGATACCTGCAAGTTACCACCATAATATATAAGCAACCAATAACAAAGCAAGCCCAACACTTGAGTTAAGTAACAAACGAGTGTGGAACAAACCCACAATCCcataacacacaaacacactTTCTCAGagatgtatacatatataaataatacagtattactcttttttattattcatttgactttgagagtttttttctttcagtgaGTCTTAGTGCACTACTTTAAACCCAAAACGAACACTAACACAATATTGCATTCCTCTCACAAGCTAATTCATGAATATACTACctttgccaattggttttttaGTCAGAAGTCCATGATAAGtccaaaattttaacatatcGTACAACAGATCAAGTATTGCATAAGCAAAGTAGTGGTCTTCGGAATCCAATTTACTTGTAGTAATGATATGGTTTCAATCCATTACAATTTTATGCATGTGAAACATTGCAACGGTTGCTTTTCGCTGCATTAGCTCGATCTAAGAATCTCATAACAGTGTTAAGTTagaattctttaaaaaatctcagaggtaaagaaaaagacaagtatagatttaatttgataatttttaagaatttgatACAATTAATGAACagtcatttattttttcttcttctttaggttTGGAGCAGGCTTTGGACCATACATGCAGATACGTAGTCTTCCTTCTAAGACTCTCTGATGGAAGCAGTTTTTATACAAATCCCAAAATTCATCTCTgcatatatcaaacaaaacaaaaatcagaaaaaactTCCTTGACGTATGTGGCTAATGAAGGCCAATGGGTCAGCTTGTTCAAAAGTGGAAGAAACCAGACCTGACTTGCGGCAATGTGAATAAGGAAAATCCCTTGACGTCTGTGTGCATATCGAGCACAATCATATTTAACCGTGAAAGTCCTAATGCCTCTATATCGATTAGCTTTTTGATTCTGCACAGTAAAGTAAGAAAACAATCAGAAACTAGGGGAAGAAGGATATGAAGATATAAGTTAAGAGAGACGATGAAATTTGATACAAGTCAGGTGATAAGATTTACTAACCTACTTGGTGTACCGCTCCCAATATTAACCCGTTTCTTCAACAAAGTTACCTGCACCGCaatgaatttgagttaataatTTGAATCATATAACAAATGAGACTGAGAAATCTAAAACAGAGTTGTGAACACAATACacaaacaatgattttgaaaaacattGCTTCTTTATAAGAGACTTTCATTTAAAGACCAAAGCAGAAGCCATTGATTCCAAGTTCCAATCAAAACAAANACGGTTGCTTTTCGCTGCATTAGCTCGATCTAAGAATCTCATAACAGTGTTAAGTTagaattctttaaaaaatctcagaggtaaagaaaaagacaagtatagatttaatttgataatttttaagaatttgatACAATTAATGAACagtcatttattttttcttcttctttaggttTGGAGCAGGCTTTGGACCATACATGCAGATACGTAGTCTTCCTTCTAAGACTCTCTGATGGAAGCAGTTTTTATACAAATCCCAAAATTCATCTCTgcatatatcaaacaaaacaaaaatcagaaaaaactTCCTTGACGTATGTGGCTAATGAAGGCCAATGGGTCAGCTTGTTCAAAAGTGGAAGAAACCAGACCTGACTTGCGGCAATGTGAATAAGGAAAATCCCTTGACGTCTGTGTGCATATCGAGCACAATCATATTTAACCGTGAAAGTCCTAATGCCTCTATATCGATTAGCTTTTTGATTCTGCACAGTAAAGTAAGAAAACAATCAGAAACTAGGGGAAGAAGGATATGAAGATATAAGTTAAGAGAGACGATGAAATTTGATACAAGTCAGGTGATAAGATTTACTAACCTACTTGGTGTACCGCTCCCAATATTAACCCGTTTCTTCAACAAAGTTACCTGCACCGCaatgaatttgagttaataatTTGAATCATATAACAAATGAGACTGAGAAATCTAAAACAGAGTTGTGAACACAATACacaaacaatgattttgaaaaacattGCTTCTTTATAAGAGACTTTCATTTAAAGACCAAAGCAGAAGCCATTGATTCCAAGTtccaatcaaaacaaaagctAGGATGTGAGATTTTTACTATAGTCTTATAtgcaaataaagaaacaaaaacaagagctGGGATCAGACTGACGTGCAAATATTTTGTTCAGCATTGCATATGCCTATGAAATATCGATACATTTATCATCATGTCCCAGACTCttaacatggaaaaaaaaatagaaggagAGGGATGAACAACATGAGTATATGCAACAATGCTTAATGAAGGATCTATGATGGGATCAGACTGACGTGCAAATATATTTGTTCAGCATTGCAAGTGCCTATGACATATTGATATATCTTATCATCACTTCCCAGATCCttcacataaattaaagaaatgaaCTACATGAGTATGCACCAActgttatgttttataaatattataggATCAGACTGACGTGCAAATATGTTTGTTCAGCATTGCATGTGCCTATGACATATTGATATATCTTATCATCACTTCCCAAATGCTTCGCatgaattaaagaagaaagaaatgaactACATGAGTATGCACCAACTCATAATGTTCTATAAATATAACAGGATCAGACTGACGTGCAAATATGTTTGTTCAGCATTGCATGTGCCTATGACATATTGATATATCTTATCATCACTTCCCAAATGCTTCGCatgaattaaagaagaaagaattgaaCTACATGTGTATGCACCAACTcataatgtttaataaatattacAGGATCAGACTGACGTGCAAATATGTTTGTTCAGCATAGCATGTGCCTATGACATATTGATATATCTTATCATCACTTCCCAAATGCTTCACATGAATTAAAGAAGTAAGAAATGAACTACATGAGTTATGCACCAACTCTTAATGCTGTACATATATAACGAGATCAGACTGACGTGcaaatagatatttttatcTGCAGAGCAATTAGCCTTAGAGAGTTTCGTATTTTTGTCATCACATCCCAATATTTTCtatgaaccaaaacaaagattCAATAACTAAAAGCTCAACATGGTATAATTTGTTCTCTATTCTCTATATGCTTTGAATTAAGTTCTCTTATCAATAGACAAATGTCACAAATCATTATAAGAATAGAACACTACCTGTTCCTCAACCTTCAAATGCTTTGAGAACAACTTTACTGCTGGACATTGCTTAGTAAGTGAATGTAAACCCCTACAGATATGAGACAGGACATAGTATAAGCACCTTTGTATACAATCAATCAAtaacaaaagatacaaatacaaaaaaattacattgatATACCTTAGAAGCTCCAAAGATCTCAAAGCAGAGGAACTAATGACAAGAACAGATGGGTTTCCAGGATCAATACTTCCTTCAACTGTCTCTCCTTCACAAAGACTCTCTTTCCATGAAGATCCACAAGACAACTTTATATGCTCTCCCAAGTTGCTTACATCTTGGGGTAATCTTTGAGGTAACTCAACTACACACGTATCTGCAATCAACAAGACAAGCTACAGTTTATCAGAACTTGGGAAAAACTTGTGAATTAATAAGCCGTATCAACAATCAAACCCTCAAGATATTACTTAAACAGAGAAGCTTATAGAAACAGAGCTCGGATAGAAAAAAAGGACGAACCTTTAATGGAATCGAGTTCTAAAGAAGAAACCCGTATACCAACGGCGGATTCAAGCAGATTTAAAAAGTAGCTAAGCTGCTCAGAGGAAGAAACTGGTTCTGAAAACAGAACATCGTCGTCGTCCTCAATGGTCTCATCAAAGGTAGGCTCTTTCGACttcttagtcttcttcttctccttcttctcaacGGTCTTATCAAAGGTTGGAGCTTTCGACttcttagtcttcttcttcttcaaatctttcttcGGACCCAGTGATCGATTCCGatttcttttagggtttttattggCGGAGGGTTTTACCTCTGTGGTTGTCATGTTCTTTTTTCAGTGTATGCAAACAATGCAGAAGAAGAGCGGCGTTATAAAGGAGTCACCACACAAATTTAGGTTTAgccatgttctgttttttgaaCCAACCGCTTATTAACGGTTCTTTTATACCGGTTTGTTAAACCGTCCAATTTCCCAATAACCATAACAAATTGGTCCAAATTACTTAACCAATATGATAGATTGacctttttgatttcttattctttaggtaacaacaccaatattacaaaacaaagtaaCAAGCAAAGAAGTTAAGAAATAGAGAACTCTAAACACACATATTCGAAAACAGAGACTTGTGTAGTGTGCATACAACAGAGAACGTAATGATTTTGTGGAAGATGATTTAAGCTAATGATGGAATCATTCCCATCATTCTCGCATAAGAGAAAATACCACCAGCGTCAATAACCGGTCCTGCATCACCGATCGACTTTAGATTATAGTTTTTCCCGGTTGTGTGATTAGTCAACAAACCACCAGTTTCAGTCAACTCGATCGTCACCGTGTCACCAGTCTTACACTCGTCACAAACTCTAACCTCTGACTCTAGCGGGAACACCTCTCCTGTAGCCACTGAGTTACGGAAAAAGATCCTTGCGTAAGACTGAGCAACTATGGCTTTAGCTCCAGCTGCTCCGAGACAGACTGGAGCATGTTCACGTGACGATCCGCAACCAAAGTTTACTCCACCGATTATGATCGAGTACTTTGATCTGTTCTCTCCTGGCTCAACGTACCGGGTTTTGTGGAAGTCTGGGAGACCAGAGAGAGCGTGACCAGCGATCTCGTCACGTTCTTGTTGGTTCGTTGGGAAAGTGCAAGCGGCTCCTGCTGGTATGATCTGGTCGGTGTCTATGTTGTCTTTCAAGACATAGCAGAGACCGTGGAAGGTCGTGTTGGCTACGGCTTCGTTAGAGTCGTCAGATCCTGCAGCGGCAGCAGCACGTGGGATGATGGTCGTGGAGGATGTGCCACGTGAAGTGAGGGAGATAGAGGAGGGGATGAAGGAAGTGGAACCGTTGATTttgaggaaagaagaagattggaaaGGAGACAAGGAAGAAGAATGTTTGGTTGATGAGGAAGGTAAGACTTGGGACAATGTAGCAAGAGAAGAAGACGccattgtttctctttactttggTGAGTGAATGAGAGAGCTAACGAAGGGGAAGAATATAAAAGGGAAACTTTTAGCACCCTTCTATTTACAAAAGTGCCATTTAGAATCCCAAACGTGCGTTTTGAGACACTTGGGTAGGTCACGGTGATACAAAGACTCTAGAAACAGATGGCCAAAAAGAAGATTTAATACTATTTCTCTATATTTAATGACAAAAATGTGTCCCATAGATAAGATTTAATACTATTTCTCTACATCTAACAACAAAAATGTGCTAGAACAATGTATTGTGTGAAAAAACAGAGCTCTTGAGCTGTTCTTATGACCGGAGGAATATCAGATTAGTGAAAGTGATGAGAAAAAACGTGG
This genomic window contains:
- the LOC104785045 gene encoding protein CMSS1-like, with the protein product MTTTEVKPSANKNPKRNRNRSLGPKKDLKKKKTKKSKAPTFDKTVEKKEKKKTKKSKEPTFDETIEDDDDVLFSEPVSSSEQLSYFLNLLESAVGIRVSSLELDSIKDTCVVELPQRLPQDVSNLGEHIKLSCGSSWKESLCEGETVEGSIDPGNPSVLVISSSALRSLELLRGLHSLTKQCPAVKLFSKHLKVEEQVTLLKKRVNIGSGTPSRIKKLIDIEALGLSRLNMIVLDMHTDVKGFSLFTLPQVRDEFWDLYKNCFHQRVLEGRLRICMYGPKPAPNLKKKKK
- the LOC104785046 gene encoding 3-isopropylmalate dehydratase small subunit 1-like: MASSSLATLSQVLPSSSTKHSSSLSPFQSSSFLKINGSTSFIPSSISLTSRGTSSTTIIPRAAAAAGSDDSNEAVANTTFHGLCYVLKDNIDTDQIIPAGAACTFPTNQQERDEIAGHALSGLPDFHKTRYVEPGENRSKYSIIIGGVNFGCGSSREHAPVCLGAAGAKAIVAQSYARIFFRNSVATGEVFPLESEVRVCDECKTGDTVTIELTETGGLLTNHTTGKNYNLKSIGDAGPVIDAGGIFSYARMMGMIPSLA